One window of the Eucalyptus grandis isolate ANBG69807.140 chromosome 8, ASM1654582v1, whole genome shotgun sequence genome contains the following:
- the LOC104415436 gene encoding LOW QUALITY PROTEIN: calcium-transporting ATPase 12, plasma membrane-type (The sequence of the model RefSeq protein was modified relative to this genomic sequence to represent the inferred CDS: substituted 1 base at 1 genomic stop codon): MSSLGLRKPSEEASTDAVLDHPESSTSIIHRRRWRLAFMVIYFTRALESLSKEVLEKKLEVLEKKRALLWTLSYNAINVESSTNIIHRRRWRLVFMVIYFTRALESLSKEVLEKKLEVLEKKRAQLRTLSYTAINIESSTNIIHRRRWRLAFMVIYFTRALESLSKEVLEKKLEVLEKKRALLRTLSYTAINVESSTNIIHRRRWRLAFMVIYFTRALESLSKEVLEKKLEVLEKKRAQLRTLSYTAINIESSTNIIHRRRWRLAFMVIYFTRALESLSKEVLEKKLEVLEKKRALLRTLSYTAINVESSTNIIHRRRWRLAFMVIYFTRALESLSKEVLEKKGDLLRTLSYVAINVENSDNPRKGDCPSLRDVGQKILRNLVREKSFDTLAQLGGVKRLASILMTNLENGLSGDETDLMRRTNNFGANKYNKPPAKSFLSFVLDAFKDLIIIILIACAVLSLAFGIKQHGLKEGWYDGGSIIIAIFLVVIVSAVSNHKQGRQFRKLSKESSNIKVESVRDGRRQLISIFDIVVGDVVYLKIGDQVPADGLFVDGHSLRVDESSMTGESDHIEVDSENPFLLSGTKVIDGYGRMMVASVGMNTVWGEMLSSVSRDLDEQTSLQARLNKLTSFIGKVGVSVAVLVLLVLMIRYFTGNTQDDAGQREFTSGKTKSGAVIDAVVRMVAAAVTIVVVAIPEGLRLAVTLMLAYSMKRMMGDVAMVRKLSACETMASATTICTDKTGTLTLNEMSVTELCMGKEHVSVDESREIATGILEVLLQGIGINTTGTVHMQPSASVPEISGSPTEKAILSWGVSQXGMTMDELKQEWEIIQVEAFNSEKKRIGVAVRRRGEQALYVHWKGAAEMILALCSDYYSQSGMVNVMNDEAQSDFGAIIKNMADKSLRCIAFAYKKIDGSLAQVHGKLEEDGLTLLGIVGIKDPCRPGVRRAVSACRSAGVNIKMITGDNMRTARAIALECGIFNPDEDLGHEAIVEGVQFRNYSLEQRTAAIEKIRVMARSSPFDKLLMVRCLKQKGHVVAVTGDGTNDAPALKEADIGLSMGIQGTEVAKESSDIVILDDNFASVVTVLRWGRCVYNNIQKFIQFQLTVNVAALIINFVAAVSSGDVPLTAVQLLWVNLIMDTLGALALATEQPTDELMLKPPVGRTEPLISRVMWRNLISQALYQVVILLTLQFKGTSIYGVDKKKRDTIIFNCFVLCQVFNEFNARKLEGIHKNKLFLGIIGMTIILQVVMVEFLNRFANTERLDWGQWACCIGRAALSWPIDWLVKCIPVF; this comes from the coding sequence ATGTCCTCGCTGGGGCTTCGTAAACCTAGCGAAGAAGCATCAACTGATGCAGTACTTGACCACCCTGAAAGCTCGACGAGTATCATCCACAGGCGAAGATGGCGCCTGGCTTTCATGGTCATATACTTCACAAGGGCTCTCGAGTCTCTGTCGAAAGAAGTCCTCGAGAAGAAGCTCGAAGTCCTCGAGAAGAAGAGAGCCCTGTTGTGGACGCTCTCTTACAATGCCATCAATGTCGAAAGCTCCACAAATATCATCCACAGGCGAAGATGGCGCCTGGTTTTCATGGTCATATACTTCACAAGGGCTCTCGAGTCTCTGTCGAAAGAAGTCCTCGAGAAGAAGCTCGAAGTCCTCGAGAAGAAGAGAGCCCAGTTGCGGACGCTCTCTTACACTGCCATCAATATCGAAAGCTCGACGAATATCATCCACAGGCGAAGATGGCGCCTGGCTTTCATGGTCATATACTTCACAAGGGCTCTCGAGTCTCTGTCGAAAGAAGTCCTCGAGAAGAAGCTCGAAGTCCTCGAGAAGAAGAGAGCCCTGTTGCGGACGCTCTCTTACACTGCCATCAATGTCGAAAGCTCGACGAATATCATCCACAGGCGAAGATGGCGCCTGGCTTTCATGGTCATATACTTCACAAGGGCTCTCGAGTCTCTGTCGAAAGAAGTCCTCGAGAAGAAGCTCGAAGTCCTCGAGAAGAAGAGAGCCCAGTTGCGGACGCTCTCTTACACTGCCATCAATATCGAAAGCTCGACGAATATCATCCACAGGCGAAGATGGCGCCTGGCTTTCATGGTCATATACTTCACAAGGGCTCTCGAGTCTCTGTCGAAAGAAGTCCTCGAGAAGAAGCTCGAAGTCCTCGAGAAGAAGAGAGCCCTGTTGCGGACGCTCTCTTACACTGCCATCAATGTCGAAAGCTCGACGAATATCATCCACAGGCGAAGATGGCGCCTGGCTTTCATGGTCATATACTTCACAAGGGCTCTCGAGTCTCTGTCGAAAGAAGTCCTCGAGAAGAAGGGAGACCTGTTGCGGACGCTCTCTTACGTTGCCATCAATGTCGAGAACAGTGATAATCCCCGTAAAGGAGATTGCCCTTCGCTTCGGGACGTCGGCCAGAAGATCCTGAGAAACCTGGTAAGAGAGAAAAGCTTTGATACTCTTGCTCAACTTGGTGGCGTTAAACGACTCGCTTCAATTCTCATGACAAATCTCGAAAATGGCTTGAGTGGGGATGAAACCGACCTCATGCGCCGGACCAATAATTTCGGTGCGAATAAGTACAATAAGCCCCCGGCAAAGAGCTTTCTCAGTTTTGTGCTTGATGCGTTCAAAGACTTGATCATAATCATTCTCATAGCATGTGCTGTTCTCTCTTTAGCATTTGGTATCAAACAGCACGGCCTTAAAGAAGGTTGGTATGATGGTGGGAGTATAATCATCGCCATCTTTCTAGTCGTCATCGTCTCTGCTGTCAGCAACCATAAGCAAGGAAGGCAGTTCCGGAAACTTTCCAAAGAGAGCAGCAACATTAAGGTGGAGAGTGTAAGAGATGGAAGGAGGCAACTAATTTCCATATTTGATATTGTCGTAGGCGATGTCGTGTATCTGAAGATTGGTGACCAGGTTCCGGCCGATGGGTTGTTTGTTGATGGCCACTCCCTGAGAGTTGACGAGTCTAGCATGACTGGTGAAAGCGATCACATCGAAGTGGATAGCGAGAACCCTTTCTTGCTCTCCGGCACCAAAGTGATAGACGGTTACGGTCGAATGATGGTTGCTTCTGTCGGCATGAACACTGTATGGGGTGAGATGTTGAGCTCCGTGAGCCGTGACTTAGATGAACAGACCTCGCTCCAAGCCCGTCTAAACAAGTTGACTTCCTTCATCGGGAAGGTCGGGGTGTCAGTGGCCGTACTGGTGCTTCTCGTCTTGATGATCCGCTACTTCACTGGAAACACCCAAGATGATGCTGGACAGAGAGAATTCACCAGCGGGAAGACCAAGTCGGGGGCTGTGATAGACGCTGTTGTGCGCATGGTTGCTGCAGCAGTGACCATTGTGGTGGTGGCTATACCTGAGGGCTTGCGTTTGGCCGTCACTTTGATGCTGGCCTACTCCATGAAGCGCATGATGGGTGACGTCGCCATGGTCCGGAAGCTCTCCGCCTGTGAAACCATGGCTTCTGCCACAACGATCTGCACGGATAAAACCGGAACTCTCACATTAAACGAGATGAGCGTGACCGAATTATGTATGGGAAAAGAACATGTGAGTGTAGATGAATCCAGAGAAATAGCCACCGGCATCCTTGAAGTCCTACTACAAGGAATCGGAATCAACACGACGGGAACTGTCCACATGCAACCTTCTGCATCTGTTCCTGAAATTTCAGGCAGCCCAACTGAAAAGGCTATACTTTCTTGGGGTGTGTCCCAATAAGGTATGACGATGGACGAACTGAAGCAAGAATGGGAGATAATCCAAGTCGAGGCATTCAATTCTGAGAAAAAGAGAATCGGGGTTGCTgtgaggaggagaggagagcaGGCCCTTTACGTACACTGGAAGGGAGCTGCTGAGATGATCTTGGCATTGTGTTCGGATTATTATAGCCAAAGTGGGATGGTGAATGTCATGAATGATGAAGCGCAGTCAGATTTCGGGgcaatcataaaaaatatggCAGACAAAAGCCTGCGCTGCATTGCATTCGCCTACAAAAAGATCGATGGCTCACTTGCTCAAGTTCATGGGAAACTTGAGGAAGATGGACTTACATTGCTGGGGATAGTAGGGATAAAGGACCCATGCAGACCAGGCGTGAGGAGGGCAGTGTCGGCTTGTAGAAGTGCCGGAGTGAACATCAAGATGATCACAGGAGACAACATGCGCACTGCAAGAGCTATAGCCTTGGAATGTGGGATATTCAATCCCGATGAAGATCTCGGACACGAAGCCATAGTAGAGGGCGTGCAGTTTCGCAACTACTCGCTCGAACAGAGAACGGCAGCAATCGAGAAAATCCGGGTAATGGCTAGATCATCCCCATTTGATAAGCTTTTGATGGTTCGGTGCTTGAAGCAGAAAGGGCACGTGGTGGCAGTCACTGGCGATGGCACGAATGACGCGCCAGCCCTAAAAGAAGCAGATATCGGCCTCTCCATGGGCATCCAAGGCACTGAGGTGGCAAAGGAGAGCTCAGATATCGTCATCCTGGATGATAATTTCGCCTCCGTGGTGACTGTGCTGAGGTGGGGGCGGTGCGTCTACAACAACATTCAAAAGTTCATACAGTTTCAGCTCACTGTGAATGTGGCTGCCCTCATCATCAACTTCGTTGCTGCGGTCTCTTCTGGCGATGTCCCTTTGACAGCTGTCCAGCTTCTTTGGGTGAACTTGATTATGGACACCCTGGGAGCTTTGGCATTGGCGACAGAGCAACCTACGGATGAGCTCATGCTAAAACCACCAGTTGGACGAACCGAGCCGCTTATAAGCAGAGTCATGTGGAGGAATCTCATATCTCAGGCCTTGTACCAAGTTGTCATCCTCCTGACCCTACAATTTAAGGGGACTTCCATTTATGGGGTGGACAAGAAAAAGAGGGACACAATTATTTTCAACTGCTTCGTCCTCTGCCAGGTCTTCAACGAATTTAATGCCAGGAAGCTTGAAGGGATCCATAAGAACAAGTTGTTCTTGGGCATCATTGGCATGACCATAATTCTTCAGGTGGTGATGGTTGAGTTTCTCAATAGGTTTGCGAACACTGAGAGGCTGGACTGGGGACAATGGGCTTGTTGCATAGGACGTGCAGCTTTGTCTTGGCCGATTGATTGGCTTGTTAAGTGCATTCCTGTTTTTTAA